The window CCCCGAGTTCCACGTCTGCGAGACGCTCTTCGTAGATGTCGCGAACGATACGCGAGAGTTCGTGTCGTTCGAGTTCGATGTCGTTGAGTTTCTTTCGGATGTAGTAGACCGAGTTGGGTTGGGGTGCGACAGAGACGTCGATTGTGCCGTCGATGTGTCCGAGTCGACGTGTCACACCGAGCGTCCCTTCCGAGACGAGTTCGTCGGTCAACTCCACGATGCCGATGGTGGTTCGGTTGTCGTGCCGGAGTTGGATGCGTTCGAGGGCGTGCACACCGAGTTCGGCCGCGTCCGACTCGTTGAGGATGACCGTGGGAGAACGCGTCCCGATGTCGATGGGTTCGGCGACGAGTTGCATAGGTGAACTTCGAGCGAGTGTGACATAAACGAACCTCGCGGAGTCTCAGTTGGTACGTCACGATTCCTCAGACGCGAGAACCACGTCGCCGTTATATCGGATTTCCGGGCGTCTTGACGACTAGAGGTGTACGTCACATGGCAACGAACGATTTCGAGAGTACCGTCGCGGGGGTGACCGTCCACGCAGAGGCGCACCCACTCAGCGTGTGGTTCGTCCTCGCGCTCAGACTCGTGATGGGTATCGCATTCGCCGTCTCAGGCGTCGAGAACATCGGTAGTGGGTTCGATGCACGGAATTATCTCCTGTATTCCGTCGTCGAAAACGGGAGTCCCGTCGCCGACCTGTTCGTCGCACTGGGTGGGAACGACCTCTTCGTCCAGTTCGTCAGCGTCGTCGTCCCGTGGGGTGAGTTGTTCGTCGGTCTCGCACTCGTCTTCGGCGTCGCGACTCGACTGGCGGCCTTCTCCGGTGCGGTGATGATGGCCCTGTTCTATCTCGGGAACTGGAACGTCGAAAACGGCGTCGTCAACCTCACCTACATCGTCGTCTTGCTCGCAATCGCGGCGTTCGGTGCGGGTCGTATCCTCGGCCTCGACCTGTTCGTCGAACGGTACCGCGTCGGCGGCGTCCCACTCCTCGAACGGTATCCTGCGCTCGATTACGTCCTCGGGTGAAGAACTGCGCGTACGAGTGTCTCTGTGTCGGTGTGGAGGTGGGCGGCGAAGAACGCCGCCCAGCATGGTGGTGGAAAATCGAGGAGGTGGCGACCCATATGGAGGGCCGCCAGCACGGTGCTGACGCGGGTGTTCTGGATTGGTGGTGTTTCAGATGCCTACGGACAGTCTCGCATCGACGTGTGGTGGTGGTGTTGTGGTGGTGATGGGGGAGCCGTCGATGCAGACTGAAATACCGAGTGGTGGGTGGTGGTGATGGGCCGATGGAACGTCTCCCACTCGGTACAGTCACGTCAGCACGCAGGTGGGGGGGCCGATTAGGCGAGGTGGGAGTCGATGAGACCCTTCAGGTCGTCGTATCCGCGGACGCCGACGATTTGCTCGGCGACTTCGCCGTCGGCGAAGAGGACCATCGTCGGGACGCCACGAACCTGATACTGCGCGGCGAGTTGCTGGTTCGCGTCGACGTCGACTTTCACCATCGCGGCGTCGGTGTTCTCGGCGAGTTGCTCGACGGTGGGTTCGAGCATCTTGCACGGTCCACACCAATCTGCGTAGAAGTCGGCGAGGACGACGTCGTACTTCGAGACGGCGTCGTTCAGCTCGTCGGCACCGTTTACGTAGATTGGCTCGGAGGGCGCTTCGGAGACTTCCTCGACGGCACCACTGCCGTCACCGCGGAGCTGGGATTCGAGTTGTTCGCGTTTTTGCTGGCGAATTTCGTTCAGTTCGTCGTCGGACATACCTATCGGTATCGTCCGCACCCTAATAACGGTTTTGCACATTTCGAACAATAGTAATCGTGAGACGGTATGGCATCTCAGAGGTAGAGACGAGTGAAGAAAAGCGGCGGGTCGCGGGTCGCGACGAGCGCTACTCGACGTAGAGCGAGTAGGTGATGACTGCGAACCCGATGAGCGTCAATATCGCGTCGATGAGGACGCCCGTCGCCAAATCGACGGCGAGGAGGACGTCGAAGGCACCGGCGAGGAGAGCACCCGAGGTGACGACTCCGAACCCGATAGCCAACGCCCGAAGCGACGGCGAGCGAGTTCGTCTGTACGCCTTGTAGCTGAAGTAGGTGATGAGGCCGCCGAGGACGAGGATTGCCGTCTTGACGACGATGATGAACGTCGTAATCGTCGGCGACGCGGTCAGGTGTCCCATCTACGTCTCCCTCCGGACTTGCGTCCAGATGTCTGCAATCCGTTCTTCGGGCGTCTGTTCGGGTCGGCCGACGGCCACGTCGAAATCCCGGTCTTCGTTGAGGGCGATTCGTACCTCGTCGAACGCTACCTCGTACGTCGTCGCGTGGTGACCATCGGCCCGAATCTGCGTTCCTTCTGCGAGGAGCGCTGCATCGGTGAGTAAGTCCAACTTTCGGTACGTGGTCGAAAGTGGGATGTCACACGTATCTGATATTTCACTTGCCGTCATGGGTTCTTCGAGTCCTCTGATGATGGCTCGTGCGTCCGCGTCGTCGAGCGCGTTGAGCACCGCCGTTAGTTCGGCCGACTCCATCGCGGACCGGTCGCGCGCCATTATCCTGACACTCCGGCGAGAGCCTTATTAACCCACCGGGTCATCGTCGTCTCTTGCCCCGATTTCGGTGGGTCTGGTGTATGAACCCTCCTTTCTGTGGGTTCCCGCCCGGCGCAGCACCGCGGGCGTCTGGCAGACGCCGCTCACACCCGTCACCTGCGGCACCGCGCAGTTGTTGCAACTCTCGCAGACGACGCGCGTGTCGCTCGACACGCCGGGTCCGAGGAGTCGCGCCGGGAGTTCGGGTTCCGCGTAGAACGGCCGGGCCATCCCGACGGCGTCGCATGCATCTCCGAGGAGGTTGTCGATTTCGCCTCGCTCGCGGATGCCCCCCTCACAGAACACGGGGACAGAGACTTCCTCGCGGACCCGACGACACAGTGAGGCGTTCCACGCCGGGTCGAAGTCGTACCACGCCGCTTCGATGCGACTCCCAAGTTCCACGAGTCGTGCCCGAATCGGTCCGCCGAACGCGTCCGCGTACCCCTCGCGGTACCGTTCGTCTCGCCACGCGCGCGCCGGGAACGACCCGCGGACGATACTCGCATCCCAGAAGACGGACCCCGAGACGGGTACCAACGCGTCGTACCCGTAGTCTGCCAGTCGACGACAGATGTCGACTGCGTCGTCTTCGGTCAAGTGGGGGCGAAGTCCCGGCGGGGCGGCAGTCTCGGCGGGCACTTTCGTCATCAGCGGAACGTCGCCGGCCTGCGCTCGAATCTCGTCGGCGACGACTTCGAGGAACCGGACGCCGTCTGCGAATTCGTCGTCGCGGCGGTTGTAGAACGGTGAGAGGAACTGGTGGACGATGCCCATATTCGCGCCGGCGATGTGAATCACGTCGTACCCGGCGTCGACGGCCATCGACGCGGACCGCCCGAAGTCGGCGGCGAGGTCGTACACCTCCTCGGTGGTCAACACGTGCGCGTCGTAGTCGAGAAAGCCGAGTGCGTCGAGGAGTCGGAGGAGACGCGGCGGGCGAGAGACGGCGAGTTGACGAAGCGCGGGGTGTTTTCGGCGATACTCGGCGTGCCACGTCTCCATACTCCGTAATCCGCCGTGTTCCAACTGGATGGCAATCGCCGACCCGTGGGCGTGGACTCGGTCCGTCACCGTCTGGAGGGCCTCGACGAACGCCGGGTCGGCGACGCGAGTCATCCCCGGCGCGGCGCACCCACCTGTCTCCCTGACGATGGTCGCCCCCTGACAGACGAGACCAGCGCCGGCCTTCGCAGCGGGGGCGAGTTCGGACGCCAGTATCTCGGGGGCGTCCGCCCCGTTCCCGGCGCATTCGAGTAACGGTGCGCGGTACAGTCGGTTCCGGAGTGTGAACCCACCGACGTCGACTGGGTCCTCGAGTCGAGGGGTGGTCATACCGGGGACGTAGGGTTCGAGAGAGGTAAACTAGCACACTCGGGCAGGTAACTGGCAGTTCCGCCGCTGGTCAATCTTCTTACCAGTCGCTCCCCTCTGCCGTCTCATGGAGTCCAAACCGTTCCGCTACGACTCGGAGGTCCCCCCGGGCGAAGTGCGGCACCTCCGCTACGAGATTAGCGAGACCTATCTCGGAGACCCAGTCGAGATTCCCGTCACTATCATCAACGGTGAGCACGGCGGCCCCTCGGTGTTCATGAACGCCGCCCTCCACGGCGACGAACTCAACGGTGTGAAGGTGATGCAGGAAGTGGCGAGTCGGTACGACCCGTCAGACATCCACGGAACGCTCGTCTGCATCCACGTCGCGAACGTCCCCGGCTATCTCGCCCAACAGCGCTACATCCCTATCTACGACCTCGACCTGAATCGGTCGTTTCCCGGGCGAGACGGGGCCAACACCGCAGAGCGAATGGCGAACCAGATTTACCGACACTTCGTCGAACCCTGCGACATCGGCATCGACTTCCACACCTCGACCCGGAATCGGACGACGATGTATCACGTCCGCGCCGACATGGCACGCCCCGACGTCGCCCGTCTCGCCCGGGCGTTCGGTGCCAACCTCATCCTCTCTGGAGAGGCCGAAGCGAGTTCTCTGCGGACCGTCGCCACCAACGACGGTATCCCGACGATTACCGTCGAGATGGGTCGCGCCCACCGATTCCAACCGGCGCTGGTGGACCGGGCGCTCGACGGCGTCGAGAGCGTGCTCGCCGAGTACGGCGTCCTCCCCGACGTTCCCGTCAGTTGGCCGGGGTGGACGCGCATCATCGACTCCGCGAGAGACAAGACGTGGCTTCGCGCAGACGTGGGCGGACTCGTCGAGATGCAGTACGGCGAAGTCCCACTCGTCCACGAAGGCGAGACCATCTGCACCATCTCCGACCACTTCAAGACGAGGGAGAAGCGCGTCGCGGCACCCTTTACCGGCCTCGTCGTGGGCGTCCTCCAGAACCCAGTCGCGGCACCGGGCCACCCGTTGTGTCATCTCGTGAGCGTCGACGACGCGACACTCCGCGAGATAGAACGCGAAATCGAGGCTGGAGAGTTCACCGAACGGCCGTGGAGTTAGGATTCACTCGTCTGTCCCCACTTGTTCGTGCGTGTGGTGGAAGAACTGGACGTGTGGGCGACCATCACGTTCCACCGGGTCGAAACAGACCCGGCGATAGCGAGCGTTGTCGAGCAGATTGACCATCAATCCGTGGTCGTGAATCGACACGGAGTCGTACGCCGTCGAGCAGACGGGGCACCGGTCGGTGGTCGGTGAGGGAGTCGAATCTGGCACAGTTCCTCTCCACGTCGATTCGGGCGCAAAAACGAAGACAGTTTGTGGAAGTCGACTCCGCAGTCAGAGCGTGTTAGTCATGCCGCCGTCGACGACGAGCGACTCTCCGTTGACGTAGTCTGCCATGTCGCTCGCGAGGTACAGCGCCGCGTTTGCCACGTCGTCGGGATGACCCTCACGTCGTGTCGGAATGGTCTCGATGTATCCCTCTTCGGCTTCGGTGCCGAAAATCGGGACGTCCTCAGTCGTCATCGTCGTCTCGATGAGGCCGGGGTGAATCGCGTTGACTCTGATACCCTCGGGACCGAGTTCTGCGGCAAGTGCGTAAGTCAGGAGTCGCACCGCACCTTTCGAGGTGTGGTAGGCCGAAAAGCCCGCCGACCCGCGGAGCCCAGCGACGCTGGACAGGTTGATGATGGACCCTCCTTCGCCGCTGTCGACCATCTTCTTCGCCGCCTCTTGTGCGCCGAAGTACACCCCCTTGACGTTGATGTCCATCAACTGGTCGTACTCCGCTTCGGTCGCTTCGAGGAAGTCGTGTTGTCGGAAGATACCCGCGTTGTTCACCATCACGTCGACGCCTCCGAACTCGTCGGCCGCGTCGACGGCGGCGGCGAGTTGGTCGAGGTTCGTCACGTCGCACTCGACGAACGTCGCACTCGCGTCTGTCTCTTCTTCGACGTACTCGTGGGTCGGGGTCCCGCCTTCCCGCGGGTCTGACTGGATATCTGCGACCACCACGTTGCAGCCTTCACGAGCGAACGCCATCGAAATCGCGCGTCCGTTCCCACTTGCACCACCTGTTACCACGGCCGTCTTGTCTGCCAAGAGAGACATGTAATCTCGTACTACATGACAGGTTTTCAATCATTTTTCACGATTTCCGACGGGTTCGTTCTGCGTCCGTAGACGTCACTCGACTGCCTCAGCAACCCGGGCGATGGTGGCGTACTCGTCGTCACTGTAGGCGACGAACCGAACGTCACGGAGCGAGTCGGGGTCGAAGTCGCGAATCTCCTCGGCGATGAGGCGGGCACCGTCTTCGAGGTCGAATCCAGCGACACCGCACCCCAACGCCGGGACGACGACGGACTCGCAGTCCCGGTCGTCTGCGGCCTGTAAGGCGTTCCGCGTCGCGTCGCGGAGGCTCTCTTCGGTCGCTCTCCCGTCCCCGTAGTGAGGCATGGCCGCGGCGTGAACGACGTACTTCGCGTCCAAGTCGAACGCGTCGGTAACCGCGACCTCTCCGAGGTCGATAGGTCCCTTCGCCATCGCGGCCTCGTTCAACTGTGGGCCGCCCCTCGCCGAAGCGCGCCGGCGACACCGGACCCCATGCGAAGACTCGTCCCGGCGGCGTTCACGAGGGCGTCCGCCGACAGCGTGGCGATGTCGCCCTGTACGACGATGAACTGCATGGTCACTCGTCGAGGCGGGCCATGTCCTCGTCGTCGAGGCCGATGTGCGATGCAGCGATGTTGTCGCGGAGGTGCGACACGCTCGCGGTTCCGGGGATGGGTAACATCACGTCCGACCGGTGGAGCAACCACGCGATTGCGATTTGCTGGGGGGTGCTGTCGTGCTTGGTCGCGACTGCGGAGACGGCATCCGCTTTGTCGCCGAGGTCACCTGCACCGAGGGGGAACCACGGGATGAAGCCGATGTCGTAGCCTTCGCAGGCGTCGAGTACCGCCTCGAATTCCCGGTCTGCGACGTTGTACCGGTTCTGAACCGTCGCGATATCGACGATGTCGCGTGCGGCGTCGAGTCTCTCGACCGAGACGTTCGACAACCCGACGTGTCGAATCAGCCCTTCGTCTTTCATCTCTGCGAGCGCGTGGACCGAGTCCTCGAAGGGGACGTGCGGGTCCGGACGGTGTAGTTGGTACACGTCGATAGTGTCGACGCGAAGTCGGTCGAGGCTTCCGAGGATGGCGTTCCGGAGATAGTCGGGGTCGCCGTTCGGTTTCCAGTCGCCGTCGGTGTTCCGGAGCAACCCTCCCTTCGTGGCTACGACGAGGGTGTCCGGGTAGGGTGCCAGCGCTTCGCCGATGAGACGTTCGGAGACGGCCGGGCCGTAGGAGTCCGCCGTATCGATGAGATCGACACCGTGTGCGATGGATTCGTGGAGAACTTTCTTCGCGTTCTCGACGTCGTCGGGTTCGCCGATGATGTCGTCACCGGTGATGCGCATCGCGCCGAATCCGAGTCGGTGGACTGTCAACTCGCCGCCGATGTCGAAGGTTCCGCTCGCGTTCTCGACCATGGTAGATGATAGACGGCCAACAAAGTGGTCGTTTCGGCGAATCCGGGGCGACGCACGCGCGTCCGACCACCGACTGCCGAAATCGACTCCCGTCACCAGCTCCTACACCTCGTATGGACCTCCTCTCGATGCGGTGGCGAGACACGCTGTTCGCCCACTGGCCAGTGGACCCAGAACTCGTCCAGTCTCACCTCCCGGAGCACCTCTCCGTCGCGACGTACGATGGGGACGCGTGGCTTGGCGTCGTCTCGTTCGACATGGTGGATATCCGTCCGCGCGGGTCGCCGCTTGGCCTCTCGTTTCCCGAGGTGAACCTCCGGACGTACGTCGAACCCGCCGATGGAGGTGAACGGGGCGTCTACTTCTTCACCCTCGAAGCGGCGGACCGACTCGGTGTGCTGACCGCGCGGCTGGGCTTTCGACTAGCGTATCACCACGCGACGATGTCCGTAGAATCACGGGACGGCACCGTCGATTTCCAGAGTTATCGACCTGCCTCTCGCGACTCGCCCGCGGCGCACTTCGACGCGACGTACCGGCCAGTCGGCGACCCAGAACCACCAGAACCGGGGTCGCTCACCGAGTTCCTCGTCGAGAACTATCGGTTCTACACCGACGAGTGGCCCGTCGTCGTGGGCGTCATCGACCACGACCCGTGGCCGATACAGGGAGTCGACGTCGAGATTCGAGCCAACACGCTGTTCGAAGCCTGTGGATTCGACCACCCCGGAAGCGACCCACTCGTCCACTACGCGCGAGAAATCGATGTGACGGCGGAACCACCGGCGATACTCCGGTGACAATCGTCGCCACGGTGGAGTACCACCCAGGACGAAGGTGAAACCTTCAAGCATCGGTGAACGAACCTCACGGACATGGCACTCATCGACACCGTGATGGCAACAGTCCACCTGCTGGTCGGCGGCCTGTGGACCGGGAGCGTCCTCTTTTTCGCACTCGCAGTCCTGCCCACCGCGCGCGCCGGGAACATCCGCGCCGCCGCGTTCGAATCGATAATCTCTCGGCTCACCATGGGGTCGCGCGTCTCTGCACTCCTCATGTTCGTCACCGGTGGTCACCTCGCCGGGACCCGCTACACCGTCGGGAGTCTCTTCGGGTCGGGTCGCGGCCACCTCGTCCTCACGATGCTCGCCCTCTGGTTGGTCCTGACCGGACTCGTCGAAGTCGGTCGGAGTCGGGCGGTAGACGGACTCGTCGAGAAGAAGGTTCGTACCCCTGCGGAGAACGCTGCACCGTTCTACCTCGGTGCCGCCCTCGTCGCCGTCTTGCTCCTCCTCGACGCCGGACTCCTCCTCAATTGAACTATTGAGGACTCTGTAGAATATCTATAACTATAATCTAAAATATATATTCTGTGCGATATGTTTATCATTCCGCTACTGGTGGATACGCGTGTATGCAAGGGGACGAGTCAGGCGTCGTCGATACGTCACTTCGAATCGAGTTGTGTCCCGACACCGGAGAGATTCGCGTCCACAGAACGACCGAACTGGGCACGTACACCCGAACGATAGACCGATGAGGTGGGACGGGTCCCCCTCCGCCGGACCTGTGCTCGCTCGACTCGCACGGCCGGTTTCGCGGACACCGACTCGACTCGCCGTCGTCTCGGACCCGCACGTCACCCCGACGGGGTCGGGAACGTGGAAAGTGTACCACCGAACCGAGACCAGACTCCGAACCGCCGTCACGACCATCACGGACCTCGACGTCGATGCCACCGTCCTCCTCGGTGACCTGACGCGAGACGGCCGGCCCAGCGAGTACGACGTCGTCGACGAGATTCTCGCAGACCTCCCGGCCCCGTGGGTGTCGGTTCCCGGCAACCACGACGTGCCGAAGCAGTGGGACGACTACGACGCCCCGACGCCGGACGCATTCGCCGACCGATACTCGACTGGCGAGTTCCCGTTCGTCCACCGCGTGGGTGGCGTCGACATCGTCGGCCTCGACTCCGCCAGCGGCGGTCCTGCCCTCGACCTGTACGACTCGCACGAAGGAGTCATCCCCGACCAGCACCTCCGCTGGTTGGACGAACACCTCGCTGACGCGACGACACCGCTCGTCGTCCTCCACCACAACCTCTTCCACCCCCGCCAACACACCGGTCAGTTCCCCGACGGCGACTTCTATCAACTCCGGAATGCTTCGGCCCTGACAGAGATTCTCGCCACACACCGTGTTCCACTCGTTCTCTCTGGACACATCCACTGGTCCGCGACTGCCGTTCGAGACGGTGTCCGGGAGATAATCGCACCTGCCACGTGTTCGTTCCCACAGTCGTTCCTCCTCGTGGACATCGACCGGATGGGAACAACGATTCGACTCGTCCCCCTCGCCGGTCCGAAGGGAATCGCCGAGGCGTACACCCTCGCCAGCAGGGGCGCAGCACACGGACAGGGAATCGCTGCCCACGCCGACCGTGGCCTCCTCTCGTCGCTCCCGTTGGTCGACGAACGAACGCCGCCAAACCGACCCGTCGGGTCGGACGTTCCGGGGGCGGTTCGATGGCGGTGAGTCTCACCCGACTCGACGCCGCTCAGGAGGCACTTCGACAGGAACGTCGCCGATGCGTGGACGAACGGGAAGCGTTTCGCGCGTTCCGAAGCGACCTCAGCGACCTGACGGCGACGGCACCGGCGCGGACACCGATGGCCGCGCAATCACTCGGACACGTCCAGGCGAACGACGGGTCACTCACTCGTGTCCGGCGGTCATACGAACGGACCGTGATGTCGGTTCCGCACTACGACGAAGAGTACGGCGACACGTTCGAAGATAGCATGGTCGCCGAGTTCGGACCCGACGTAACCGTGGCGTTCCAGTCGGCGAGTGTCTTCTCACCTGCACTCCACCAGACAGTCACCTCCTCCGCGGCCACAGCAGTCTCCGAGCGCGACGAGTTCATCGAGGTACTCGACGACGAAACCGCGTCTGTCGAGTCCATGCGGGAGCGTCTCTCCTCACTTCTCGACCGACTCGTGGCGCTCGACGACCGGCCACTCTCCGAGCGTGGGTTCGGCGAGTTGCTGGCGCTTCACGAGCAGGTTTCGGTCCTCCGGACGCGACTCGAAACCATCGCCTCGGACAGACAGGAGACACTCGTCGCGCACCGTCGTGCGCTCTCGTCGTTGGTACCTGACGTGACCGAGTTTCTGTACGAGGACCTTCCGTGTCGCTACCCCGTCTTAGCGACCATCGCCGACGTGAGAGAGACACTAGACACTGCCGAACGGCGCGTCGAACGCCACATCGCTTCGACACCGTAGGTCGATTCGGCCACAGATATTTATCTACTCACGGCGACCCCTGAACTATAGTATGTTCACGCCTGCGGAGGGGTTCCGATGAATCGCCTCCACCCTCGTATTCGTCTCCTCTGGGTCGCCCGCGCAGTCGTCTTTGCACTTCTCGTCGGTGGTGTGGCAGCAGCAGGAGTGTTGTTTACGCCGCTTCCGATTCCGACACTCGCCCCGGTGGCGATTAGTTTCGTCTTGCTCGTCGTCGGCGTCGGGTACGCCCTGCTCCGCTACCGCGCGTGGGGGTACGAGGTTCGAGACGACTCGCTGTACCTCCAGCGCGGCGTCCTCACCAAAGTCTACACCGTCGTTCCGTACGTCCGCGTCCAGCACGTCGATTCGGCGCGTGGCCCCCTCGAACGTCTGGCGGGTCTCGCTTCGACTATCGTCTACACTGCGGGGTCACGCGGGGCCGATGTCTCGATTCCCGGATTGACACCTGAAGGTGCAGAAGACCTCCAAGACCGCCTGAAGCGACTCGCCATCCGGGCCGAGGGCGACGACGCGGTATGACCCACCTCTCGCCACTCTCGGTCCCGTATCGGGCGGCACAGCGGAGCATCAGCATCGTCTTCGCACTCGCGTTTCTCGCGTTCTCCGGTGGTGCTGCGTTCGGTGGATTCCTCGGCGGCATCGGCGCGGTGGCACTCGTCGGGTTCGCCGTCCTCGCTATCGCGGGGTACGAGTTCGCCTACTACCAGCGGTTCGAGTACGAACTCACCTCGGACACCCTCGACATCCGGTCCGGCGTCTTCTCACGTCGCAACCGCGAGATTCCGTATCGTCGCATCCAGAACGTCGATATCTCCCGCAACGTCGCGCAACGACTCTTCGGCCTCGCCGCCGTCGACCTCGAAACCGCCGGTGGCGGCGGCACCGAAGGAAGTCTCCGCTTCGTCACCTACGAAGAAGCCCTGCGCATCCAGAAGGAAGTCGCTCGTCTGAAGCGTGGCGACACCGCACCGGACGCTCCCGAACCGGACCGCGACGTCCTCTTCGAGTTGACGCCGCGTGAACTCGCCATCGTCGGCGCACTCTCGTTCGACCTGCGCTTGCCCGGCATCGTGTTCCTGTTCGCGACGAGTGTCTTCCCCATCGCCGCCTCGTTCGTGGACGTTCCAATCCCCACGAGGGGTATCGCCGCAGGAGTCGTCGGCGCGGCCACCATCGCCTTTCTCATCGCCGCGGCCTCGTGGGTCGCTGGATTCGCCTCGTCGGTGGTGAACTACTACGGGTTCAAGTTGACCCGCGTCGGTGACGAACTCCAGTACGAACGCGGCCTCATCCAGCACTACACCGGGTCGATACCAATCGATAAACTCCAGACGCTCACTATCGAGGACAACCCGCTGAAGCGGCGATTCGGCTACGCGACGCTCCTCGTAGAGACGGCGGGATACGCTCCCAGTGCGGACAACGGCGCCAGTGCGAGTCGTTCGCGCCGCGGGTCGGAGGCGGCGATTCCACTCGCCACCCGTGACCGGGTGCAAGCACTCGTCGAAGAAATCGAAGGCGTCACCGAACCGAGCTTCGAGCGTCCGCCGACGCGCATCCGTCGCCGGTACGTCGTCCGGTACCTCCTCGCTATCGGTGCCATCGTGCTCGGCCTCTACGGGGCGAACACCATCTTCGGCGGGATTCCGTGGTACACACCGCTGATACTCGCTCCCGTCGCCGCCGTGGCCGGCGTCTACCAGTGGCGGCACCGCGGCCGCGCCCTCACCGAGAACCACTTTGTGACCCGAAACGGCTTCTGGAAACGCGAGATTCGGTTCGTCCCGTACTACCGCATCCAGACGACAATCGAGACGCGGACTATCTTCCAGCGTCGCTGGCGCGTCTCGACGGTTACGGCCGACACCGCCGGGAGTCTCTCTCTCGTCGGCGGTGACGCGGCAGCGGTCGATATCGAAGTCGCCGCCGCCACAGACCTTCGGGACGAACTCGACGACCGACTCCGTGACGCACTCGCCGCACGTCGTGAAGAGCGGAGACTGGCCCGGCAACGAGCACTCGGCATCGACCCGACTGGCGACAGTCACACGCAGACGGACGCGCCCGACACCGACGACCGGTCGCCCGACGACCTGACGGACCCATTCGTCTACCGCACCCCCAAATCACGGACGGAGCAACAAGAGAGGGTCAGCGACCGACAGGTCGACGACGACGCAGGTGCGGAGACCGGTGACGACGCCGACTCGAACGACGACGCGAGGGGCGGCACGGACAACCGGTGACCGACTCGGGAGAGCATAATATCTTTCTCACGTCCTGGAGACGTACAGACATGGCCGACCACCGCATCGACGACGTGGACCGCGCGATTCTCCACGCCCTGCAAGAGGACGCGCGAAATCTGTCGTCGGGCGACATCGCAGAGCGGTCCGGAACGTCCGACAGCACCGTTCGAAAGCGCATCAAGCGCCTCGAAGAGGAGGGTGTTATCAAAGGGTACAACGCCGCCATCGACTACCCGAAGTCGGGGTTCCCGTTCAAGATGCTCCTGTTTTGTACCGCACCGATTCCCAAACGAGGAGAGATGATAGAGGACGTGTTGGCAATCGATGGCGTCGTCTCCGTGCAGGAACTCGTTACCGGCGAGAAAAACCTCCTCGTCACGGTCGTCGGCGAAAACGACGACGACGTCACACCGGTCGCACAGGAGTTACTCGAACTGGGACTGACCGTCGCCGACGAGGTGCTCGTTCGAACCCACAAGACGACGGCGTTCGGCGGGTTCAAGAGCGACCAATCTACAGAGACCGAGTGACTGACCCCCAGCGCCACCGCGAACACCGCTGTCTTTTCGCACCGACGTAACCGAGACTGCACAGTTCGCTCGATACGTCTCGACACTCGAACAGCGGTGCAACCGGAGAGGGATGCGCTATCGACGACGAGCGATGTGGTGCCCCCCGAAGAACAGGGCCGAACAAGACCATAGATACGGGCAGACCCGACCATCTGGTAATTGTTAACAATGACTATGATGTTCTCCCAATGGCTGTTTTGCGAACAAATTGT is drawn from Haloferax litoreum and contains these coding sequences:
- a CDS encoding PH domain-containing protein is translated as MTHLSPLSVPYRAAQRSISIVFALAFLAFSGGAAFGGFLGGIGAVALVGFAVLAIAGYEFAYYQRFEYELTSDTLDIRSGVFSRRNREIPYRRIQNVDISRNVAQRLFGLAAVDLETAGGGGTEGSLRFVTYEEALRIQKEVARLKRGDTAPDAPEPDRDVLFELTPRELAIVGALSFDLRLPGIVFLFATSVFPIAASFVDVPIPTRGIAAGVVGAATIAFLIAAASWVAGFASSVVNYYGFKLTRVGDELQYERGLIQHYTGSIPIDKLQTLTIEDNPLKRRFGYATLLVETAGYAPSADNGASASRSRRGSEAAIPLATRDRVQALVEEIEGVTEPSFERPPTRIRRRYVVRYLLAIGAIVLGLYGANTIFGGIPWYTPLILAPVAAVAGVYQWRHRGRALTENHFVTRNGFWKREIRFVPYYRIQTTIETRTIFQRRWRVSTVTADTAGSLSLVGGDAAAVDIEVAAATDLRDELDDRLRDALAARREERRLARQRALGIDPTGDSHTQTDAPDTDDRSPDDLTDPFVYRTPKSRTEQQERVSDRQVDDDAGAETGDDADSNDDARGGTDNR
- a CDS encoding Lrp/AsnC family transcriptional regulator; translation: MADHRIDDVDRAILHALQEDARNLSSGDIAERSGTSDSTVRKRIKRLEEEGVIKGYNAAIDYPKSGFPFKMLLFCTAPIPKRGEMIEDVLAIDGVVSVQELVTGEKNLLVTVVGENDDDVTPVAQELLELGLTVADEVLVRTHKTTAFGGFKSDQSTETE